The following are encoded in a window of Brevibacillus ruminantium genomic DNA:
- a CDS encoding adenine phosphoribosyltransferase, whose amino-acid sequence MDFKSYIRVIPDFPQPGIRFKDITTLLKDGPAYKAAIEELTTFAKEVQADVIAGPEARGFVVGAPLSYALGVGFIPIRKSGKLPYESIKAEYNLEYGKDALAVHVDAIQPGQRVLIADDLLATGGTITSTIKLIEQLGGIVVGAAFFIELSYLEGRQKMGDIPVKSLVVY is encoded by the coding sequence ATGGATTTCAAATCGTATATTCGCGTCATTCCTGATTTTCCACAACCAGGTATTCGTTTCAAGGACATTACCACTTTGCTCAAAGACGGGCCGGCGTATAAAGCTGCGATCGAAGAGTTGACCACGTTTGCCAAAGAAGTGCAGGCCGATGTGATTGCAGGTCCCGAAGCGAGGGGATTCGTCGTCGGAGCACCGCTGTCGTATGCACTCGGCGTTGGCTTTATTCCGATTCGCAAATCTGGAAAATTGCCCTATGAATCGATTAAGGCGGAGTACAATCTGGAATACGGAAAAGATGCTCTCGCTGTCCATGTGGATGCGATTCAACCGGGACAGCGGGTTCTGATTGCAGACGATCTGCTTGCGACAGGGGGAACCATTACATCTACGATCAAACTGATTGAACAGCTTGGCGGGATCGTGGTAGGCGCTGCCTTCTTCATCGAGCTTTCCTACCTGGAAGGACGCCAAAAAATGGGCGATATTCCAGTCAAATCCCTCGTGGTATATTAA
- a CDS encoding dipeptidase has protein sequence MTLVIDGHFDLLMDVAIQRQHGRRKVIESLYLPQFRDGGVDSVVSAIFVDSAFLPEMGLRKALQQISALYAEMDESPDKILVCKTTDDLIKAKQEGKVGFVLSLEGVEPLFNDLSMLRIFYELGVRLIGLVWSRRNFAGDGSHFSPVREGQKGGITDFGIQLVEEAEALGMVVDVSHLNDEGFWDVMKIAKKPVIASHSNCRALAASMRNLSNEQIRALAERNGVIGMNAVNFFVSEKDEEADLEHLLDHVDHIVKLVGLEHVSLGLDITDEFLKYVSPESLAAFPRKPFDVIKGHEQVPNIAIGLMKRGYKDDAIERIMGNNLLRVFREVWR, from the coding sequence ATGACGCTTGTAATTGACGGTCATTTTGATCTTCTAATGGACGTTGCCATTCAGCGGCAACACGGCAGACGGAAAGTGATTGAGTCCTTGTATTTACCTCAGTTTCGTGACGGTGGAGTTGATTCCGTCGTCTCGGCGATCTTTGTTGACAGCGCTTTTTTGCCGGAAATGGGTCTGCGAAAGGCACTACAGCAAATTAGTGCCCTGTACGCAGAAATGGACGAATCCCCCGATAAAATTCTCGTCTGCAAAACGACAGATGACCTGATCAAGGCGAAGCAGGAGGGCAAGGTGGGGTTTGTCCTCTCGCTCGAAGGGGTAGAGCCGCTGTTTAACGATCTAAGCATGCTTCGTATTTTTTACGAGCTGGGTGTAAGGCTGATCGGACTTGTGTGGAGCAGGCGCAATTTTGCCGGGGATGGCAGCCACTTTTCTCCTGTCCGCGAGGGTCAAAAGGGCGGGATTACCGATTTTGGCATTCAGCTTGTTGAAGAAGCAGAAGCATTGGGGATGGTCGTCGATGTCAGCCACCTGAATGACGAGGGCTTCTGGGATGTTATGAAAATCGCGAAAAAGCCTGTGATTGCCTCCCATTCCAACTGTAGAGCTCTGGCAGCTTCGATGCGCAATCTGTCCAATGAACAGATAAGGGCTCTCGCAGAAAGAAATGGCGTGATCGGCATGAACGCGGTCAATTTCTTTGTATCCGAGAAAGATGAGGAGGCCGATCTGGAGCATCTTTTGGATCATGTGGATCATATCGTCAAGCTGGTAGGGCTGGAGCATGTCAGTCTCGGACTTGACATAACGGACGAGTTTTTGAAGTACGTCTCCCCGGAAAGTTTGGCGGCCTTTCCTCGCAAGCCTTTTGACGTCATCAAAGGACATGAACAAGTGCCGAATATTGCTATCGGCTTGATGAAGCGGGGATATAAAGACGATGCAATCGAGCGCATCATGGGCAACAATCTTCTACGAGTCTTTCGCGAGGTGTGGAGATAA
- a CDS encoding SH3 domain-containing protein, which produces MIFRKQLLRTLLAVAFAFSIPAATVWAAGSVQVKVDDMNVRSGPSTQDQVVTTLPVNTVLPVISEKGDWINVKLPNGKTGWVAGWLVTKTAAQPTPAQAPKPQIESKTDNLNVRSGPGQNFPVVQTINPGTKFTVLERNGEWISIQLSASTKGWVAGWLVTEHNAGNAAGHQAPSTGTPAAPPSATPPAVPTAPGGSSATGQAGNAGNLLTLEDNPYVYPAPDLSLPAIGQLHSGMNITVTSKQNGWIQFPYEGIQAWIPQPGTGSAPSSGNNPGTPAPDIIDGHGNSGDSPISPAAPAQPEKPTAIVQTDDLNLRAESNTASAVLGTLKAGTTLNILEKQTDWYKVQTPDGKTGWVAGWLVTVKQPEMPAPPGPHIAVVNPDTNVRSGPGTEHEIIKQMQPGEKYPIAKREGDWFQLTFTDGSTGYVAGWLVSAVGVPAIVKSNELVGKVIVVDPGHGGSDNGATGSSFSTLEKTVNLQVGMILRHKLEAAGAKVIMTRSDDRKLTLQQRVDVAIQNNADIFVSIHHNTHPNSATNGTIIFHYNRGNSGKLASLVQNEVVKATSYKDLQARFGDYYVLRENTVTSILAEIGFLSNYNEEIKLRSEKQQELAAEGLFKGILQYFSSLNTNGG; this is translated from the coding sequence GTGATTTTTCGTAAACAGCTCCTGCGGACACTCCTTGCTGTGGCATTTGCCTTCAGCATTCCGGCTGCAACCGTTTGGGCTGCCGGCTCTGTTCAAGTAAAAGTAGACGATATGAACGTACGATCCGGTCCCAGCACACAGGATCAGGTCGTAACGACATTGCCTGTCAATACAGTGTTGCCCGTGATTTCCGAAAAAGGGGATTGGATCAACGTAAAACTGCCCAATGGCAAAACAGGCTGGGTCGCCGGCTGGCTGGTTACCAAAACAGCAGCGCAACCCACCCCCGCGCAAGCTCCCAAGCCGCAAATTGAGAGCAAAACAGATAATCTCAATGTCCGCTCAGGTCCTGGTCAAAACTTCCCGGTGGTTCAGACCATCAACCCCGGGACCAAATTCACGGTGCTGGAGCGTAATGGCGAATGGATTTCCATTCAATTATCGGCGAGTACAAAAGGTTGGGTAGCAGGATGGCTCGTTACGGAGCACAACGCTGGAAATGCTGCCGGTCATCAGGCACCCTCCACTGGAACACCTGCTGCACCGCCTTCAGCAACACCACCAGCCGTGCCGACAGCACCTGGGGGATCGTCCGCTACCGGACAAGCTGGCAATGCCGGCAATTTACTGACACTGGAAGACAATCCATATGTTTATCCGGCACCGGACCTTTCTTTGCCTGCCATCGGTCAGCTTCACTCCGGCATGAATATCACCGTGACCAGCAAACAAAACGGCTGGATTCAATTTCCCTACGAAGGCATCCAGGCATGGATCCCGCAGCCGGGAACAGGTTCAGCTCCATCTTCAGGCAATAATCCTGGCACTCCTGCCCCGGATATCATCGATGGACATGGCAACAGTGGCGATTCGCCGATATCGCCTGCTGCCCCGGCGCAGCCTGAAAAGCCGACCGCTATCGTTCAGACAGACGATTTGAACCTTCGTGCGGAGTCAAATACAGCCAGTGCGGTACTGGGGACGTTGAAAGCCGGTACTACATTGAATATCCTGGAAAAACAGACAGATTGGTACAAGGTCCAGACGCCAGACGGAAAAACGGGCTGGGTCGCTGGCTGGCTGGTCACGGTCAAACAACCCGAAATGCCAGCACCGCCGGGACCCCACATCGCTGTGGTGAATCCCGATACCAACGTACGTTCAGGTCCCGGGACTGAACATGAAATCATCAAACAGATGCAGCCAGGTGAAAAATACCCCATCGCCAAACGCGAGGGTGATTGGTTCCAGCTCACCTTCACAGACGGTTCAACCGGTTATGTAGCAGGGTGGCTCGTCTCTGCGGTCGGTGTTCCGGCAATTGTAAAGTCAAATGAGCTGGTCGGCAAAGTGATTGTCGTAGACCCGGGCCATGGGGGCAGTGACAACGGAGCAACCGGTTCCAGCTTTTCCACTCTGGAAAAAACGGTGAACCTGCAGGTTGGGATGATTCTGCGGCACAAGCTGGAGGCTGCTGGGGCAAAAGTCATCATGACGCGAAGTGACGACCGGAAGCTGACCCTGCAACAGCGTGTGGATGTAGCGATACAAAATAATGCCGACATTTTTGTCAGCATTCACCACAACACCCATCCCAATTCGGCCACAAATGGAACGATCATTTTCCACTACAACCGGGGGAATTCAGGAAAACTGGCCTCGCTTGTGCAAAATGAGGTTGTAAAAGCGACGAGCTACAAAGACTTGCAGGCCCGTTTTGGGGACTATTACGTACTGCGGGAAAACACGGTAACCTCTATACTGGCTGAGATCGGCTTCCTCTCCAACTACAATGAGGAAATCAAGCTCCGGTCCGAAAAACAGCAAGAGCTTGCTGCTGAGGGTTTGTTCAAAGGAATCCTTCAGTACTTCTCTTCTTTGAATACCAACGGCGGTTGA
- a CDS encoding MurR/RpiR family transcriptional regulator, translating to MQTSTTFEELVKEKFSGLSTAQKKVAEHVISHLEKAAFSTAVQLGREVEVSETTVIRLSYALGFSSFSEMQDRIQQQFLQSTSHSYAKNLPENTTTSEETNPFAQVFENDIFILQQTLKQMNVEDIWKTAEAMIKADHVLVVGNRASFSAAHWFAFTLGNLRKNVHLCPFSGDNYEKLFNLGEQSVTLAISFPRYSKGTLQIAESAKKRGATLISVTDRVLSPVGLISDITLTTEAKFVLHTGIDTMSSVISLLHAVILGVMMKDPDGVRARLHGLEQFYANHDVFVE from the coding sequence ATGCAGACATCAACTACATTTGAAGAACTCGTAAAAGAAAAATTTAGCGGATTATCTACAGCACAGAAAAAAGTAGCAGAACATGTGATCAGTCATCTGGAAAAGGCAGCCTTCAGTACAGCCGTACAGCTTGGCCGTGAAGTAGAGGTGAGTGAGACGACTGTGATCCGTTTGTCATACGCACTGGGATTCAGCAGCTTCTCCGAAATGCAAGACAGAATCCAGCAGCAGTTTCTGCAAAGCACCAGTCATTCTTATGCCAAAAACCTTCCAGAGAACACCACGACGTCTGAAGAAACGAATCCCTTTGCCCAGGTTTTTGAGAATGACATCTTTATTCTGCAGCAAACCTTGAAGCAGATGAACGTAGAGGATATCTGGAAAACGGCAGAGGCCATGATCAAAGCAGACCATGTCTTGGTAGTTGGCAACCGGGCATCTTTTTCCGCAGCCCACTGGTTTGCTTTTACGCTGGGCAACTTGCGAAAGAACGTTCATCTCTGTCCTTTTAGCGGCGACAACTATGAGAAGCTGTTCAATTTAGGGGAACAATCTGTGACACTGGCCATTTCGTTTCCCCGTTATTCCAAAGGAACCTTGCAAATTGCGGAAAGCGCCAAAAAGAGAGGGGCCACGCTGATTTCCGTTACAGATCGCGTTCTGTCCCCGGTTGGTCTGATCTCTGACATAACCCTGACAACAGAAGCCAAATTCGTTCTTCATACGGGCATTGATACGATGTCATCTGTCATCAGTCTGCTTCATGCTGTGATCCTGGGCGTTATGATGAAGGACCCGGATGGAGTGCGTGCTCGTCTGCATGGGCTGGAACAATTCTATGCCAATCACGATGTGTTCGTCGAATAA
- a CDS encoding RelA/SpoT family protein — translation MSTGINEVLTKAGSYLSKADLDLITRAYQLAEKAHEGQVRKSGVPYIMHPIAVAGILAGLHMDAVTIAAGFLHDVVEDTEISLEDLQSEFGGEVALLVDGVTKLDKIKYKSKEEQLAENHRKMLVAMAQDIRVIMIKLADRLHNMRTLRHMSEEKQREISDETLEIFAPLAHRLGIASVKWELEDTSLRYLNPQQYYRIVNLMQKKRTEREAYINEAADTIKDKLKELNIEAEISGRPKHIYSIYKKMTRQNKQFNEIYDLLALRIIVNDIRDCYAVLGIVHTLWKPMPGRFKDYIAMPKANMYQSLHTTVIGPKGEPLEVQIRTWDMHQTAEIGIAAHWAYKEGRSIVQGSFAEKLGNLREIIQGGSEEAPNAQEFMESLKQDLFSDTVFVFTPKGDVVELPKGSVPLDFAYRIHSAVGNRTIGAKVNGKIVPLDYALKTGDIVEILTSKHSYGPSQDWLKIAKSAHARNKIKQWFKKEKREENVAKGQQMVESEIKSRGFEIKDAMTETNLKEAAARFNFQGQEDMFAAVGYGGITASQIVTRLIDKLKKEREELNPPPVPEFKPSPTQTVVRSESGVKVKGVDNLLVRISRCCTPVPGDQIIGFITRGRGVSVHRKDCPNVLTDECMERLIDVEWDTDFKHNYHVDIEITGQDRSGLLNDVLQVVAETKTNISAVSGKADKNRVATIHMTISISNIDHLQKVVERIKRIKDIYSVRRILST, via the coding sequence ATGAGCACCGGCATTAATGAAGTACTCACAAAAGCAGGCAGTTACTTGTCCAAAGCGGATCTGGATCTGATCACGCGCGCTTACCAGTTGGCAGAGAAGGCACATGAAGGTCAGGTGCGGAAATCGGGCGTTCCCTACATCATGCATCCGATCGCCGTCGCGGGCATTTTGGCCGGTTTGCATATGGATGCGGTAACAATCGCTGCCGGTTTTTTACATGATGTGGTGGAAGATACCGAGATTTCGCTGGAAGATCTGCAAAGCGAGTTTGGCGGAGAAGTAGCTTTGTTGGTCGACGGCGTGACAAAGCTCGATAAAATCAAATACAAGTCGAAGGAAGAGCAGCTTGCCGAGAATCACCGCAAGATGCTGGTGGCCATGGCCCAGGATATCCGGGTAATCATGATCAAGCTGGCTGACCGTCTGCACAATATGCGGACCCTTCGCCATATGTCCGAGGAAAAGCAGCGGGAAATCTCCGACGAGACACTGGAGATTTTCGCACCGCTGGCACATCGCCTGGGGATTGCCTCTGTAAAATGGGAGCTGGAGGATACCTCACTGCGCTACCTTAATCCCCAGCAGTACTACCGCATCGTCAATCTCATGCAGAAAAAACGGACGGAGCGGGAAGCCTACATCAACGAAGCAGCCGACACGATCAAGGACAAGCTAAAAGAGCTGAACATCGAAGCGGAAATCTCCGGGCGACCCAAGCATATTTACAGCATCTATAAAAAGATGACCAGGCAAAACAAGCAGTTTAATGAAATCTACGATCTGCTGGCACTCCGCATTATCGTGAATGACATCCGCGATTGTTATGCCGTACTCGGGATTGTGCATACGTTGTGGAAGCCGATGCCTGGGAGATTCAAGGATTACATCGCAATGCCCAAGGCCAACATGTATCAGTCGCTTCATACGACGGTGATTGGGCCGAAAGGAGAGCCGTTGGAAGTGCAGATTCGGACGTGGGATATGCACCAGACAGCGGAGATCGGGATTGCTGCCCACTGGGCTTACAAAGAAGGCCGGAGCATCGTACAGGGATCGTTTGCGGAAAAGCTGGGAAACCTGCGGGAGATCATTCAGGGGGGCTCCGAAGAAGCGCCGAACGCGCAGGAGTTTATGGAGTCCCTGAAACAGGATCTCTTTTCCGATACGGTCTTTGTCTTTACCCCAAAAGGCGATGTCGTCGAGCTGCCAAAAGGCTCCGTGCCGCTTGATTTCGCATACCGGATACACTCGGCTGTCGGCAACCGGACCATCGGCGCTAAAGTAAACGGAAAGATTGTGCCGCTGGATTACGCGCTCAAAACAGGCGATATCGTAGAGATTTTGACCTCCAAGCATTCCTATGGTCCGAGCCAGGACTGGCTGAAGATCGCCAAATCGGCACATGCCCGCAATAAAATCAAGCAGTGGTTCAAAAAGGAAAAGCGTGAAGAAAATGTCGCCAAGGGTCAGCAGATGGTCGAATCGGAGATCAAATCCAGAGGCTTCGAAATCAAGGATGCGATGACCGAGACCAATCTGAAGGAAGCGGCTGCCCGCTTTAATTTCCAGGGACAAGAGGATATGTTCGCCGCCGTCGGTTATGGCGGGATAACGGCATCCCAGATTGTCACCCGGCTGATCGACAAACTGAAAAAAGAGCGGGAAGAGCTGAATCCGCCTCCGGTGCCTGAATTCAAGCCTTCGCCAACCCAGACCGTGGTGCGGAGTGAATCAGGTGTCAAAGTAAAAGGAGTAGACAATCTGCTCGTGCGCATTTCGCGTTGCTGTACGCCTGTCCCTGGTGACCAGATCATTGGATTTATCACCAGGGGCAGAGGGGTTTCAGTTCATCGGAAGGACTGCCCCAACGTCTTGACAGACGAATGCATGGAGCGATTGATCGACGTTGAGTGGGACACCGATTTCAAACATAATTACCATGTGGATATCGAGATCACGGGTCAGGATCGCAGCGGCCTGCTGAATGATGTTCTACAGGTAGTGGCAGAAACCAAAACCAATATTTCTGCTGTCAGCGGCAAAGCGGACAAAAATCGTGTCGCGACCATTCACATGACGATCTCCATCAGCAATATAGACCACCTGCAAAAAGTGGTCGAGCGTATCAAGCGAATCAAGGATATCTATTCCGTACGACGGATTTTAAGCACCTGA
- the dtd gene encoding D-aminoacyl-tRNA deacylase, which yields MRVVVQRAREASVTVAGEVVGEIDHGLVLLVGMTHEDTEKNVEFAAEKIANLRIFEDSEEKMNLSVLDTGGQILSVSQFTLYGDCRKGRRPNFMAAARPEHAEPLYELFNAKLREKGLRVETGRFGASMEVRLLNDGPVTLIVET from the coding sequence GTGCGAGTGGTAGTCCAACGTGCCCGGGAAGCAAGCGTAACGGTGGCAGGTGAAGTAGTGGGAGAAATTGACCACGGTCTGGTCCTGCTTGTCGGGATGACTCATGAGGATACAGAAAAAAACGTGGAATTCGCTGCCGAGAAAATAGCCAATCTGCGAATTTTTGAAGACAGCGAGGAGAAAATGAATCTTTCTGTCCTGGATACGGGGGGGCAAATCCTGTCCGTTTCCCAGTTCACATTATACGGTGATTGCCGCAAAGGAAGACGGCCCAATTTCATGGCTGCCGCTCGTCCTGAGCATGCAGAGCCGCTCTATGAGCTGTTTAACGCCAAGCTGCGTGAAAAAGGCTTGCGCGTAGAAACGGGACGGTTTGGGGCGTCGATGGAGGTTCGGCTCTTAAATGATGGGCCGGTTACGCTGATTGTAGAGACTTAA